A stretch of DNA from Methylomicrobium lacus LW14:
CTGCACGGGACAGTATAAAAGATGCTTACAACATATTGACAAAAACAGCGCGTCAGGAATTTTCGCAAAGGTATAAATAGGATATTCATCCGGCGTGCAGCGACAAATGCTTTGACGCATTATAAACCCCATTAAAAACTTTTAATGAAGAGGACTGTATCATGAATATTTCATCAAAAATGACGGTGCGAACCCTTGCTGTCGGAGTCTTGGCACTCTCTATTTCAAGTTTGAGTGGCTTGGCTTTTACCGCCACCGCTCCAGCTCCGTCAGCTTGTACCGACAGTTATATGCAAACAGCCACGGCTTCTGGCAAAACACTGTCAGTCGCGTTAGAGAGTTGCTATGTTAACCGTCCTGCGGCGGCACCTGTTCAAAACTGTGTGCAAGGCGCATTTCAGGCCCATTATAGAACTTTACTCGCCGCAATTGATACTTTTCAACGTTGCTCGGGTGTGCCTTTAAATTCGTAGCATTTTAGATAATGAAAAGACCTTGGGCGAATTATATTCTAGGGTCTTTTCTATATTGCATCGCCTTTTTATCTGTATGTGCGCCTTTTATTGCTTTATTATGCGGCTGTTATCCTGCTTTATGCAGGGCACCGATCTAACTAGAGTTAATATAAGAACGCTTACTTATAAGCACGAATAATGGTTATGCGGAGTTAATCATTGCGATATAAAAATAATCGCATTCATGTTTCTTATGTATTGCATATTTTGAAGAGGTCGCTGGTAATGAACGAAATAATAGGCAAAGTTTTTTGGTTAATAAACCGCAGAAAATATAAAGCTATGCGACCTGTTAATTAAGTAATCTGAATTATTATGATAACTCGTGAGGGGGTTTTTGTCGGCCGGTTTCAGATCAATCTTAAAATGATGGATGAGTCCCTCCTGCTGACGCAAGTAAATAATGAAGACCCTGGGTCTTATTACCGTTAAGGCCATGCTTAGATGGGTTTTCTTATTCAATTCTATAAAATTAAATGGAGGTATATCATGTTGAATAAAATTAACAACAGGATGAACTTAGCCGAACACGGAACCGTTGGGGTAGGGCATTACCCTGTCATGCCGAATAAACCTGCGAACTGCAGCCGTCCGATCGGCCCGAAAGATGCTTTAGAATGCTCAAGCAATCAACTGAACACAGCAGTTATTATGGCCTGCTTCCTCAGTATGATTGCTGCCAGGCCGGTTCATGCGGCATTCAATATTCCCACGGGGGTTACCGATATTCCCCCGGCTGCAGTACCCAGCCCATTGTGTATCAACGGTCAATGCGTCACGGCTTTTACCGCTCCACTGCTGATGTTCGAAGAGTTCGGTCTGCAGGCAATGCCGACGAGTCCGCCTTCGAACACGAGCAGGCTGCCTGGACCTTTGGACTGCCAGAGTCTACCCAATGGCCAGGACCTCGATAATTTCATTAAAGAGCCTCTTCATCCGTTTCCTACCGAAGCCGCGAATGAGCTATTGCCGAATGCCTGGGAAGCAAAAATTGAGGAATGTGCGGGCTCATTCCCGAGAACCGTTTTGGAAGGCCGGCCGCCGGGCGTGTGGTTTGCCCATCAGCGGTGGACGGGAGTTAATGATAGGAAATATATCTATCCCAAAGTCTACTTCCAGAGTGCACAGACTGGTGCCCGCAAGAACCTGGGTCTGCGCGATCTGTACCAGAGGCACGGCTACAGCAAAGGGGAATTCGGTAGCGGAGGACTCTACCATAGCAGCGGAACTGCGAAGAACATCGAGGTCAAACTCCACCCAATGCTGCCCGTCCAGCGGCCGGATACCGTCTGGACCTTCGACGGCACCTTTCCTCCCAAGTTGCTGATGGCGCGCTATGGAGAGTCTATATTATTCCGCCATTACAATGCGCTCCCTATCGATGATACGGCGAACCATGGTTTTGGAAGCAAGGAGATCAGCACCCACGAGCATAACGGTCACAATCCGGCCGAGAGCGACGGTTACACAGCTTCTTGGTTCTATCCGGGCGAGTTCTATGACTATAATTGGCCGATGATTCTTGCCGGGCACGACAGTATCAATGCCTTGGCCAGTGTTCCTGCAGCCGGTATGCCGGACGGCAACGGCGGCATTATCAAGATTCCGGGCGACTGGCGCGAGACGATGAGCACGCATTGGTTTCATGACCATAAACTCGACTTCACCGCGCAGAATGTTTATAAGGGCAACGCGGCCATGATGAACTATTACAGCGCCGTGGATCGTGGCCGGGAAGCTACGAATGCGATAGAAGCGAGGGGCGATGCGAAAAAGCCCGGCTATGGCTGTCACTATGCCAATCCAGGCAAAAACGTAAACCTTTGTCTCCCCAGCGGCACAGCCCTTGATTGGGGCAATCGCGACTACGACGTCAACCTGATAATTGCCGACAAAGCGTGGGATCAGGACGGCCAGCTCTTCTTTAATATTTTCAATACGGACGGCTTTCTCGGCGATCGGGTCACAGTCAATTGGCAGTGGAAGCCGTATCTCGATGTACGCGCGCGCCGTTACCGCTTCCGCCTCTTGAACGGCAGTGTTTCCCGTTACTTCAAGATCGCCCTGGTCAACGCGCAGGGCCAGCGCGTGCCGTTTCATATGATCGCCAATGATGGCAATCTGATGGAACATACGGTGCCGTTCCCTAATGCCGAGTCCGCCGATCTGCCGTCACAAGGAATTGCCGAGCGATACGACATCGTGGTGGACTTCAAAAACTTCAAGGATGGAGACAAGCTCTACTTCGTCAACCTGCTGGAGCACGATAACGGCAGAGGTCCGAAACAGGCGATACCCTTCGAGGATGTCGTGAGCGGGGTATACCAGGCCGACGGCATCAATGGCGATCCGGGCGTAGGCAAGTTCCTCGAATTCCGCGTGCACTCATGCGTGCAGAAAGGGCGTCCCGTCAGCTGCCCGGACTACAGCATGAATCCGGCCGATTATGTCGAAGGTGGCTTGCAGATGATCCCATTGCCCACTTTTACTGCGGATGAACTCCAGAACGCGATACATAGGAAATTCGAGTTTGGGCGAAGCAACGGTACAGACACACAGCCCTGGACCATCAAGACCGATGGCGGACAAGGTCTCAACATGGATCCGCATCGGCTATCGGCCGCCCCGACCGGGGGGGCCGCCGAGATCTGGCATATCGTGAATGGTGGCAGTGGTTGGAGTCATCCGGTGCATGTTCATTTCGAAGAAGGACAAATTCTGAAGCGCGGCGGTAAGGCGCCGCCGATATGGGAAAAATGGGCGCGCAAGGACGTCTATCGTATCGGTCCTCTAACGGATGCGACAGACAGTGTCGAGATGGCTATACGCTTCAGGGAATTCGCCGGGACTTACATGGAGCACTGCCATAACACGCAGCACGAAGATAAAGCCATGCTCATGCGCTGGGATATTCAAGATCAACTTAACCCTATAGTGCTGCCTACGCCGGTTTCGGGATGGGAAGGCGTTTCTTATGAAAGTTCAAATGTTTTGCCGACCTATAAGGACGGATGCGACAGCCCTCTTGCTGACTGCCAACTAATACCCTGAGGCCTGACAGGAGGAGGCGATGAAAATGCAGCATGCCGTTGAATATTTGAGGAGGACGGCCATTCTCCTTTTATTCGCCTGCATCGCTTCGATTCTCGGGAGCGGCCCGGTTGTGGCCGCTCCTGCGAGTTCGCGGTGGGGCGGGGACTATTTTCCGAATATTTCCCTGGTGACGCAGGACGGCA
This window harbors:
- a CDS encoding multicopper oxidase domain-containing protein → MLNKINNRMNLAEHGTVGVGHYPVMPNKPANCSRPIGPKDALECSSNQLNTAVIMACFLSMIAARPVHAAFNIPTGVTDIPPAAVPSPLCINGQCVTAFTAPLLMFEEFGLQAMPTSPPSNTSRLPGPLDCQSLPNGQDLDNFIKEPLHPFPTEAANELLPNAWEAKIEECAGSFPRTVLEGRPPGVWFAHQRWTGVNDRKYIYPKVYFQSAQTGARKNLGLRDLYQRHGYSKGEFGSGGLYHSSGTAKNIEVKLHPMLPVQRPDTVWTFDGTFPPKLLMARYGESILFRHYNALPIDDTANHGFGSKEISTHEHNGHNPAESDGYTASWFYPGEFYDYNWPMILAGHDSINALASVPAAGMPDGNGGIIKIPGDWRETMSTHWFHDHKLDFTAQNVYKGNAAMMNYYSAVDRGREATNAIEARGDAKKPGYGCHYANPGKNVNLCLPSGTALDWGNRDYDVNLIIADKAWDQDGQLFFNIFNTDGFLGDRVTVNWQWKPYLDVRARRYRFRLLNGSVSRYFKIALVNAQGQRVPFHMIANDGNLMEHTVPFPNAESADLPSQGIAERYDIVVDFKNFKDGDKLYFVNLLEHDNGRGPKQAIPFEDVVSGVYQADGINGDPGVGKFLEFRVHSCVQKGRPVSCPDYSMNPADYVEGGLQMIPLPTFTADELQNAIHRKFEFGRSNGTDTQPWTIKTDGGQGLNMDPHRLSAAPTGGAAEIWHIVNGGSGWSHPVHVHFEEGQILKRGGKAPPIWEKWARKDVYRIGPLTDATDSVEMAIRFREFAGTYMEHCHNTQHEDKAMLMRWDIQDQLNPIVLPTPVSGWEGVSYESSNVLPTYKDGCDSPLADCQLIP